A stretch of Kiloniellales bacterium DNA encodes these proteins:
- a CDS encoding ParA family protein: MFSILVTNPKGGCGKTTIATNLSSAFASAGHRVWLADADRQHSSLNWLARRPRTARYIKGLDWVKGNGQTPNKKGVLVIDAPAAVRGRQTESLVAEADVVVVPVLPSVFDQDTTTAFLKRLHEIKPIRKNKKAIALLRNRVRRNSRASARLDLFMISSGEQDLGELPERALYPELASRGLSIFDLETKVGTTLQEDWQPLLRFINSDD, from the coding sequence GTGTTCTCAATCCTGGTGACCAATCCGAAGGGCGGCTGCGGCAAGACGACGATCGCGACCAACCTTTCGAGCGCCTTCGCCTCGGCCGGGCACAGGGTCTGGCTGGCCGACGCGGACCGGCAGCACAGCAGCCTGAACTGGCTCGCGCGGCGGCCCCGCACGGCGCGCTACATCAAAGGACTTGATTGGGTGAAAGGAAACGGCCAGACGCCGAACAAGAAGGGCGTGCTGGTTATCGACGCGCCCGCCGCGGTGCGCGGACGGCAGACCGAGAGTCTGGTCGCCGAGGCCGACGTTGTGGTCGTCCCGGTGCTGCCCTCGGTGTTCGATCAGGATACCACGACCGCCTTCCTTAAGAGGCTGCACGAGATCAAGCCGATCCGGAAGAACAAGAAGGCGATCGCCTTGTTGCGCAATCGCGTGCGCCGAAACAGTCGGGCCTCGGCGCGCCTGGACCTCTTCATGATCAGTTCGGGCGAGCAGGACCTTGGCGAACTGCCGGAGCGCGCGCTCTATCCCGAGCTCGCCAGCCGCGGCCTTAGCATCTTCGACCTCGAGACCAAGGTCGGCACGACGCTGCAAGAGGATTGGCAGCCCCTGCTGCGCTTCATCAACAGCGACGACTAA